DNA sequence from the Salvia splendens isolate huo1 chromosome 19, SspV2, whole genome shotgun sequence genome:
aattatttaaacaaattaaaattaaaactataaATCGGTTTCcagttcggaaccggaaccgaccggttccgaaccggatcCGGTCGGGtccggtttcggttccggttccaggATTCATGAAAATTTGTAACCGGGTACCCGGTCAACCGGACCGGGTAGAACCGAAATCGGTCGAATAAGCAGGCCTAATCAAGGCAGCTTAGGCCCACTTGGGTCGGGCTTGTATGTTAGGTCCATGCAAGTTAAACTAAACTTTTAACTTAATTTAATTCTATAAGTACTCCATTAACTTCTTTCACTACCTACTTGCCCATCAAAGcccaaatttcataaaaaaaaaaaagaatgagttttctttttagttctcACTCGAACGCCTTTGATCAGGATAGATATTGCCCACAACAAGTGAAAACAAGAAAAGGAAAACGAAGCCTGCAGGGGCAGCACAGTCGATTTCCGAGGGGCAGAATTACAAGAATGACCAAGGATCGATTCCCACTACTATCGTGTAATTGCAACATTTCTTAGGCATAGGTGTGAGGCCTTAAGAGGTGGGCTTCTGACAAGACTGTGGATTACGGCCGAAGGGGGCCACTCCATACCCTGAATGAACACCCCTCACATTACTGTCGAGTCGGGATGTGTGGAGCCCTCTGGGTTGGGGTAGACCTGCCCACGATTCATGAACCGGTAGTTTcagttcggaaccgccggttccggttttgggaAATATGGAACCGGAACCTAACTGTAAGGCTGTTTCACGGTTTCAAAAATAGGCGGTTTCGGTTTcagttcggaaccgccggttttcgaacggTTCGTAGCGGTTTAGGTTCGGTTTCGCggtttttttcctcttttttttgccatgtatgaaattataaaataaattggaacaagaaaATGAATAGTTTAAATTGAAGTAAGACGAGTAAGGTGAAAATTATACTCCGTCCATCTCAAGATAAGTGAGCAAAAActttttggcacgagatttaaggaaatgtggttttgttagtaaagtagaaagtgaataaagtaagagagttaataaagtagagagaaaaagtaagagataggaTACCAATAAAAGAAATGGCTCACTTAtcaaatttacaatttatatatacaaattacaaTGTGATAAAATTTACAAACAAATGTCAATGtgataaaatatacaaacaaattacaatgtaatataatttataaaaaaattacaatgtgatataatttacaagtgtcgtacTCGTctaaaactaaacaaaaaaatgaaatggggggaaaaggaaaaaattaaaaaagggcttgagctcaacttaaactttcaaagttagacttttcaaatttaagttgagttgcctacgtaaccacaattttattgaggaatcaaagcccacgtagttctcttaacTCGCTTACTTTTTTGGTCGGCCGTGCTCGTCGCCGCTTCCCCTTCAATGATATTGTTGAGCGATCTCGCTTCCGACCTCTTCCTCGGTGGTAAAATCTTCACCATCACtttctacacggaagtcgaaatctgGCTCTTTTGtcctcatgtccgcctttgtccaatcatcaagtaagatagtggcttccatgtttttggcggaaaggctgctccttttgtcgtctaggacacaaccgccgatactaaaagcttgctcaacggcgacagtggaagagGGAACGACGAAAATCTCATTGGCCATTACtgagagtatcggaaactctttgtcatgtgttgaCCACCAATCAAGGACATCGATTTATTGTTTATGAGGACCtgcatttttaaaaatagagcgcgattccaagTATATGTCCAACTCACTACTAGCTCTAGTCttattggttgtagtaccgtatagatcttgcaattgtgatactacgtctggATCAATCATAATGTTGCTATAGTTcccgccaccaaaatcaaatgtagaaggatTAAGAGGAGGGCGCACctggtgagtggtgttatagcgcatttcatattccgtgtagagagcacgaagtgcactatctaccCTTAGCTTGATTTCTTCATCATTCGGAAGATTTAGTTCGGAGGTTTCTCATCCTCTCAAATCCAAATCACGAAGTTCGGTAAAATCCAAATCtcgcaaacaaccatagtacatgacCAAATTTTTAtgaacaccatgcaacttccactttggattcaagcattttgcaatcaaaaacacattcaGGATACGTTCGAAATAGTTCAGCCATTTTTCgatcatataaaaaaatagcCTTTAACTCCATGTTTCTGGTATTTTTCACACACGTCTTAAAGCCAATTGcgatatacatgcaatgctccaaaacgcgcacacaagtaggataataaacaccagATAactcaacagtagcatttttgaaagcttggaataatcgaaacaaatccatgctttgttcccaacaagagggtATCAAAAGCAAATCGGAAGGAGCATGCGAACAAGTTCTAAAAAATTCACATAAgtactcaatgtggttcaatGTCGATTCCAACATATCGTACgtcgagttccaacgagttgaaacatccataCGAAAATTGGTGTACTTACACTGCTTGCCATGACAATATTTCTTCTAAGCTTTACCAATAGAAGGCTTGTTATGAATTAACTtaacagcagttctaataggatcaacatattTTTGCCACAACTCGATGGCATCTTgaacacataaattcaaaatatgagcaATACATCACACATGAAAAGTGATTAATTCATCTATACTAGCAGTGTTAGCacttgcattatcaaaaccaatagaaaaaaaattattgatcaattgaaattcattcaaaacttgagtgatcaattgagcaattgctcgTGCAATGTGTAGTGTAGGAAATTCCctaaatgcaatcaaacgtttgttcaaACTCCAACCGttatcaacgaaatgcacagtgatgcccatatatgaatttttgcaaaaacaatcagtccacacatcagagcaaatTGAAACTTTATGACCCAAGTTAAGAATATACGTACCTAATTGCACCTTCTTTTCCAAGCATTGTTGAACAACATCCcgagtcattgaagttcgactcaattttttTGCAGAAGCATTATAAACTTGTCGCATACTCAATTCAAACTCATtattatcaaaagcattgaaaggaaaatgtttcatcacAGCAAACCTAGACATAACATTAATAGCATTTTTGTTATCATATTTTAAAAGAGAAGAGCTACATATACTCGATGTTTGGAatgaacccgtcccactccCCACTCCAGGTCCAAAGTTGAGTTAAGTTTGGGTTGGAgtgataccaaactcgaccggattgactttctccatgtgacgggtaTACGGACCATATCCCCCTCCCTTTCGTAATATGTACACGTCGTCGCAATAGTTGCATAGCACATTAAAAACGGTCGGGTCTTTAGGATCTCGTACCTTCGTGAAATGTTTGGTCATGATGATTGAGGTTAAAGTCCTTTCAGTGGATTTAGGAGGTTGTTCTCTACCACGACCACGACCACCAGGATGACCCCTTGGTGGTGATGGCGGCGGCATTTCTTGTTGttgttcatcttcttcttcctcctcctcatcatcatcatcaagatTCACCGGGGTTGGGATTGATTGTTCATAATAGTTGCCGGGAGCATTACCACCACCATCATAAGTCTCACCACCACCATATCCACGTCCGCCTTGGGATTAGGAGCGGGAAAGGGCTATAGCATTAGCCATATCTTGTTCTTCTCGATTCTACAAAGCAAGCAATGTTTGTagtataaatatcaaataaaattatgaacaataatttaatataattagtaGATAGTAAATATTAACCTGCTACATATTCacgttcatttgagaaatttcatcaatcacGGATTTTCGACTTGGCCTCTTAGTCTTGGATTTTCCTTTTCCCTTGTCAACAAGAGCTTCACGAGACGAAGACATCTTGATAGTAATatagaattatatatatattttttcaattgaGAGAAAGAGTCAATTAATATAAGTaaaagagcatccgcagcgtgctcgctgggacggacggcgcaatgccgctggcgcggcaacgcgctgctcgatgcattaAGCTCGTTCGTGCCGCTGGGCAGGCaacgtggcgcgtttctattcgccaacggattatccgttggaattttttttaaatcgaaaataataccaaaaatttaaaaaatatattttcatattcccaaaaatatagtcgTTTTATTACcctttttttggattttttttatttttttataatattttaaaaccccaaaatcatctataaatacacacattcatcatccatttttcacatcaaattatctctcattcatcatttttcatacaactcatctacatcttcctctctcactcaaactctctctaaaatggatttcaccgatatcatggctgaagcggagcacgaagaacaagaatactatgaacaatatcgtgccgcctatgaagcctatgtcgccgccaccgcccccgcccctcctcctcgaccaactagatcaattcgccgctacatacctcgtgaccgggagggagccgacgaaaggctcgttgccgactattttaattatgtattttttttattttttagtaatttgtaatggtatcggatatttttaatgcattttaatattgtggaaatgtttttattaattgaagtatttaaattaaataatggaatggtgggacccttgagcatgtccttgcggaagagcatggatgttaGTGTTGTAATATTGGGGAAGAGCATGGAgttaaaaagtaataaaagtgggtccgggcccacatccgtgctctttagCAATGACACGgatatggatgctctaacaaacaatacataaataaaagtaGCACTGGCACTTGAATTCTCCAAATGTAAACACAATTGTAAAAATGAGAAATACTATGAggcaaagagagagaattgacaaATTAAAGAAAGAAATTCTTGTTAACACAATAATGAGATTAATGTAAGTAAGGATAGAGgggatatttatagataaaaatggaaggaaattagatccaatttgaatttaaaatcagcatttacaaaataaaaaaatataaataaaaaaaatagtgtttTGTGCAATCAATTATGACGTGGGCAACCATCATCACCCACCGCCAAGTCCAACCACTCAATTTCAAAGACTGCATGTTCATTAACCAAATGTTAATTATAGTATTAGCATAACGGTCCAACCACTCAATTTCGAAGACTGTTCATTAACCAAATGTTAATTATagtattatcatattatgctaTATACATATTCATTAATCAATTTTGAAGACTACATATGAGAATATCTATACGTAAAAAACTGTGttcatttaatttatagtattaataAATCATGTGAGATTGCATTAactaaattaattgattttaattaatcTTGATTAACTAAATCATGTTTCCTTCTTAATTTTGGTCGAAATCAAATCAATATTACTTCATAAATATTTGAGAATTTTGTGTGAATTTGTTAAAATGCTAATCCTAAGATTTTTTATatgtgaattttaaaattttagctTAATTAGTTATTAGATTCAAAATTATTTGAGAATAATTTTATCACATGGAACCGTGAAACCGCAGATTAACCGACGGTTCGGAACAGTCCGGAACCAACAGTTCGGTCGCGGTTTCGGTTCAAAAAATTTGaaacctgaaccgaaccacggttcTAAAATTACGGTTTCGGTTCGAGATATTtctcacggtttcggttcggaaccgtaaccggcggttacggtttcgCGGTTAACCGCTGGTTCGGTAAACCTTGCGCAGGTCTAGGTTGGGGTTTCAACCTTTTTGCCAGAAAAGAAGGAAAACGAAGGAAAAACATGAGAAATGAAATTAATCCTCACAATATGACATTGTTTTACTCATCCAACTTTCGATCAACATAGACTTCTTTATTTGCCAAATTGAAACTTTGTGCTCAAGAACTAATTAGctaataaataattagaaaatctACTATACCAAAATATTTAGAGCCCTGACAAGTTAATGGGCCCAAGATAAAAAATAAGTAAGAGACAAGTATATATTCATAAACAATTACTTACCGTAGTAGCAAGGGAAGCAGCAGCTTTTGTTACAACATGAACACATATTTTTTAGGTTGGGACATTTAGGATAACATGTACACCTTGTGCAAGAGCAGGTTGGGCAGCAAAGGCGCTTAGGcaggcagcagcagcagccattCAGGCTGCATTTCCACTTCTTAAAGCATTTGCTACTAATGCAGGGGAAGCACCGGCATGCCGGTATTCCGCAGCTTTGACATGGGTTGCTGCAGGAATTACAGGTCATACAGTCACAGCACCGCGGCATACTGAGATCACACGAGCAATCGCAGCAGTAAATCCGCGAAAAGTCGAAGCAGCACGCTCCACTGTGCCCAGAAATGCAACTTGTGTCAAAGAAGTCTAACGGTGTAAAGTAAAGTTACAGCCATGAAAAGCAAGTTAAAGTTTCCTTCTTTTTCCCCACATTAAACTAGAAGGTTTCTTCTATGTAACCGCTCTGCATTCCATTTGTTACAGAATACTAACAattactccctacgtcccacaagagtatacactatttcctttttagtccgtcccacaagagtatacaatatttcttttttaatccgtcccacaagagtatgcactttctaattttggaagcTCTTTTCTCTTAGAGGTGGGACCTAttttctactaacaatacttcaattactgtttctttctatctctcttactttaacaattgtgcattaaaatcaaTGTCCAACCAAGAGTGCATactcttatgggacggagggagtgtatACTTTCAAAAGATTCAAATAAAAAGCACTCAGTTCAGTGCTGAATATAACTTTGATTTAAGTAAAACTAACAAACAAAAACACCTCTACATACCAGAACCATTTCCATAAACGCCATGATCTTCGAGTCTTCTTAATCCTGATTTCAAAGACAATAATGGAAGAGATCTATAAGAAGTTAATCATATGCAGAAGTAGCAAAGAAAGAGAACGAATCAGTTTTACTGCTTACGTAGGTATGAGAGGGTCGACATTTCCTGTCACGAATTCAGCGACCCTGCAAGAAGTCGAAATTCATTAGGTTATAGCCAGTTCGTCACAGTTTCATGTGCCAAAAACTATTATCTCAAGTCGTAGGGTGTGTTTTCATGATCGATGCTCGAAAGGAGAAGTTAATGAACTGCCAAGATAACATACTCTTTACAGGATCTTGAAGCTGGTGGAATGCTCTCAAGAGATTTCAATTCTTCCTGCTCACAACAATAATCCAACCAAATCTGTTATTGGGAATAGAATTCGACTTGTGCTCGTATAAACAGAGCTAAAAACGAATCAACCCGAGATGAGTGAAAATGATATTGACAGAGGACTAAATTGATAGTTAATTCGGAAGCAAATCAAAATGAGAGAAGTTTTGCTAACATATCTGCTACAGaaacacaaaatcacaaatCAAAATGGCAACATACAGGCCACAAAAAAGTTTCCATTACAAGATTTTAGAAAAATTCAAGCATCCAATGTCCACATTAGATGAATTGTTTTGCTACACTACATTTTTGGTGGAGTAAACACAAAGAATATGAAGTTGTTTGAGACAATCAAAGCTTTCATTGGGAACATTAATCTTGAATTAAGAAATGCATGCTGTGGTCCAAAgctaaaaaaattcaaaatcaagtTGCACAATACATTATACAATACACAACAATCTGCATTGGGCTCATTATCAccaatattgaagtctcctccTTTCACCTTTCACCTTTCACTCACCTACCCCACAAATTAGCCTTAAATATTCATCTAAAAAAGATGCCAATCATCACACACCTTTCTCCTGCATGACCATTTCCAATCCCTAATTTCCACCAACATTcttcaaatcaaacaactcaaatCCCAAATTactcaattaaattaaattaaaaaaaaaaactcacgtCTAAAAAGCCAATCTCCCTCTCGAGCATCTGAACCCTGGCTCCCTCCCTCCGCTTCCCGTACAAATGCGGCGGCGACCTcggctgcggcggcggcggcggcagagaACCGTTAGCCTGGAAATCAGACATTTACGAAACCatagaggagagagagaggaaaggGGAAAATGAAAAGTTACGAGACAAGTGAAATAATTAGACTGAAGGGGGCAGAGACTGAGTAAATAGGTATAATTAGAGGGCCCCAAAAAAAAGCTCTGTGGCGCAACAACTATGGTCAGAACTGAGAAGGTAAGCTAGGAGCAGCCTATGTAGATACATGCACAATCAATGAGGTGAAAAGTGGGCAATAATGGGATGCTGCAGAAGATGAGCTACAAACAAATATTgctatgaaaatttaaaaatatacgTTGAAGTAAGAGCTCTGTGAGTGTGAGTGTGCAGAGAGGTGGCAGGGTAAGGCGGGGCGACGCGGCACACGTGACTGCCTCTGCTCTGTTTTCGGGattattttcgttttttttttaattatggatTTTACTTTTTTGGACATCGTTTTTACAGTATTTGGTAACTAAATTGGTGCAATTCTTAGATTTGCTTTCGTCAGTTTTTGGTTTTGTTTGAGAAAAGTATCGAGGTCGCTTTGGGAGGGGGGAGAATCTGGATTCGGGTTTGAAGTGCAAGTCTAATCTGTCTTCagttgaattatttaattatttttgcagATTTTTTAAATGACCGgttgtttaattgaataaattatgcTAGTAGTACTCCTTGTTTCTGGCCTTTGGAATTGTTTTTTTAAGACTAGAGTCTCAAAATGGTTCTTAACATACgacgtttttttttattttggtccaaaacattatcttttgaattattcggtccctcacatttgaaatcgggccACATTTAGTCCAAAATTGACGGAATAGTTAAAATGTGACGGAATGTGAGGGTCAACgtaattttaatcaattttgaccAGATTAAGATTCATAATTATGTTTATTAAGGGCTAATATCTAATTAACCTAACctaaaacttaaaattttaaaatataaaataatttaaaaaataaaacatgaaaatagATTAGGGCTCTTTCTCTTCACAATCGACGCAGCTTGGAACTCGAAATCGAAATCAAAATCCCTACAACCATCCACGATCTACGAATAAATCAGAAATCCAAAAAAAAGAGATGAGAATCAGAACTCCGACCTCGAGCTGAATTGTTGTACGAAGCGCTCGAGGACATCTCAAGAGTGTCCGAGATATGGAGTGACGTCGGTTTGCGAGAGAAGGAGAGATATGGAAGACGTGCTGGCGATTTGCCCTACCTTCTGCATCGATGATGGTGATATGCACTTCTTTAGTGATTCCAATTCTCGCACGTGAGTAGGAGGTGCAAGGAGCGGATGCACGAGATCGTGAGAGACGAGTACGATAAGGATGGCAGCGGCGTAGCCTCGGTGGGGAATATGCGATGGCCCAGAGCTTCAGGAAGATGGAGTTtcttttaattctctctctatttcaTTCATCTTCTTCGTCTGACATACCCTCTCTGCCATAAGCTCTTCCGCGACATCACCACGATTATCGAATGCCTCCACACCTGTGAGCTGCCGAATCGGATAGATTGAAATCAAGGGGATGAATCTCCATCCTGCCACTGGATTTAGAACTCACCTCAAAAGGAGTAGCCATTTGCATCTCACTATTCCAATTTCCAGCCATCGCGACGATGTAACTAGTTTCACAAATTGATTAACTGATAATTTCCTCAGATTTCACTTCATCGTTTCCTCAATTTCATTCCATATACAAGTGTGAGAGAAGAGAGATACGAAtgagttttgttttatttttttgttttattctaatTATTAAACTAAATTTAGCccttaataaaacataattataaatcttaatctggtcaaaattgattaaaattacGTTGACCCTCACATTCCATCCCATTTTAACTATTCCGTCAATTTTGGACTAAATGTggcccgatttcaaatgtgagggaccgaataattcaaaagataatgttttggatcaaaataaaaaaaacgtcatatgttaaggaccattttgggactttagtctttttTTAATTGGATGGAAGTTAAATATTTGAAAACGAGGAAAGTTGAAGTGCGGCCGCGGGCTCTAAAGCCCATTCACAATTTCGACTGGCTCCAAATCTCTTCCACATCATTACTCTCCTCATTTTTTTGTATCATGCCATAACTCCTACACCTTTGCCGGCCATATTTAGATTCCACCTATTAAATTACTCTATTCACAACTACAAtctattttatttgtaaaatttAAAACGTTGAGCAATTATAACACGAAAAATTCATTCTTTattcaaaaattgaaaattacaaacatagatttaaaaataataaacaaaatacattaaaatataacaTCAATGTTGGAAAACATTGGTGTGTCCAAATTTTTTCAATTAGATCCGCTTGGAGATGAGTGTGGGCTTCTTCTTCGCGCATCTTAGTTTCATGGGCCATGACATTGCGTTGTTCGACAGGAACACCCTGCGCTGGAGGGTAGGTTACAACGAATAACTATAGCGCTGGCGTCGTTGCTCCCAGTCTCGACATAGTCTCCTTCGTCATCAaagatcatgttatgcattatgacaCATGCATGCATGATGTCGTCGATTATTGGACTGTGCCATCCACAGGCCGCTCCTTTCAATTTCAAGGATACAAAATTGAGACTCAATTGCTTgcattgaatatttttaaaaaataacaattttatgcatatattttgaatgttttaaatcataaatttaataatattaggATGTACTCtatcatatattttaattattttaaaatatactaaaatACTGGATATATAAGTTTTTATATTGATTGTTTTGTAATATAAAATGgccaatttaaattattcatatttttgttccttttgtaaaaatcatggattaaatatgcccggtcaatggattttgaccaaataataaaagtgacgagacatttaattttgtgaaattaaatgatatagcgtcgatctacattttacgtagataaatgtagtatattcacattctcaaatccgatttccggtgagtgagaaatggtggattaaagttgggcataattagcttttaattaaagcttggagttggagcttagggaataattaactagtgttaattatcccacataggagaagtaacacatattttaatgtgtttaaattaagtgactttatgttacttaataattatagtggaccaagatgggtgaaagagcccacacgcgcgcgccgccgtcgccgccgccaccgccgcccgcccgcccgagcccgagcccgtgcccgtgcccgtggtcatggtcgtggtcgtggtcgtggcCGCGGGCcacgggcccgatcccgatctcgatcttggacttggatcttggcaattggtctttgggcttggtgcttgggcttgtccctagcccaaacttaatccaagtggcttgacacgtcgtcaagcatggcacagtcagagctgccacgtgagaaaaaggcacactcctgccacacgctcgtaaccgtcggcggttacgaatctgccatgatgagccttcatggcttggttgaccctgcatggtggcttggcctataaataggctagccattccactgcattagacacacattacacaagcataagctctctccctctctctgcattgtctttctgtcgaagctctgccctctcttccatccagttcgccggagctctgttgattgcggtgctgcattgccagagacgtagccgttttacctttggggacgacacgccaaaccgagagcactaccggggcgtatctcgtcttgcgggaagaggcctcctcgactcggatAAACttattcacggttactgttttaatttcagttgtaatttttagttcaatttctccttttgt
Encoded proteins:
- the LOC121778416 gene encoding guanine nucleotide-binding protein subunit gamma 3-like, coding for MSDFQANGSLPPPPPQPRSPPHLYGKRREGARVQMLEREIGFLDEELKSLESIPPASRSCKEVAEFVTGNVDPLIPTIKKTRRSWRLWKWFCGACCFDFSRIYCCDCSCDLSMPRCCDCMTCNSCSNPCQSCGIPACRCFPCISSKCFKKWKCSLNGCCCCLPKRLCCPTCSCTRCTCYPKCPNLKNMCSCCNKSCCFPCYYGK